The sequence below is a genomic window from Zhongshania aliphaticivorans.
GACATAGCGCTCGACCTTAAAACCGCCAACGGTGCCGACTGCATTGGCGGTAAAATACGATCCCGCTAGTTCTGTGTTACAGCTAAAGCCAAGTTCGGCGAGGCCTGCGTCATGGTCGGCTTGGGACACGCGGCCCTGCATGCCAGTTTCGGGGCGTGAGCCAGGGCCGCATTCGGCGCGAGGCGTACTCGGCTCGTCGACGAGCTGTGCTTGAGTGGGTGATGAGCCATTGTTTGAATTACAGGCTAGGAGTCCGCCGGCAGCAATGAGCATTAGACTTATATAAATATTGCGTTTCATGATTAAGATCCCCATCGTACTTAGCGAATTAATGGTGGCGAAATTGTGGCCGGTTTAGTCCCCTGCCGGCGCAGAAATCGCGGCAAGCAGTGTTTGTATCTGGTGAATTTCTTGCGATTGGTCTAGGGTCATTTGTGCCGCGATTTTGCGAACGACCGCCAGTTTGGCTTGCGATGCTGCAAATTGCGCCATGGGTATGCCGCCCTGGTGATGATTTAGCATTAAACGCAAAAATAGCGCGTCTCTTGCCCGGCCGTCTAAGCGCCGCAACTGCATAAGTTCTTCACTGCTCGCTATTCCCGGCATGCCAGCAGCCGATTGCCCGCAGGCAATTAAGTATTGATTGAGTTGCTCGTCTAGAGGCTCGTTGCCAAGTAGCATCCAGGTCATTTCTTGTGTTGGCGGCAAAAGTGTTTGATTCCAGAGCCGAAGCCAACCTTGTATTTCGCCCAGTTCGAGTATTTGGCTGCTCGCAATTGACTGCGCCAATGGGGCCAAGCCCGTTGGGCGGCCGTCTAATAATAGTTGCGCGATGGCGATAGCTTGGCGGTGATGGAAACTCATCGACTGGCTGAAGCCGATATCAATTTCACTGGGTTGTAATACTTTGAGCTGCGCTCGGGCGTGCTGCAATTCCCGATATTGGGCGCCCGCAGAAATACCAATGGCCAGCGCAAATGCGACGCCAATGCCGTAGCTCAGTCTTCGTAGGTTCAACGTAATTCCGACATTTTAAAGTGGATGGCCTAGGGATTATTGTTAGTGTTTTAATGTTGGCGCTAGGAATAATAGCAAATGTGAGATGCGAAAACATCGAGTTAGTTAATCTAATGTAACCGCCGCGAGGAGTGGCGTGTGTTGGGGGCGTCGCAGTGATAGCGCCAATGGCTTGTTATGGCTTTTTGCTGCCGTCAGTAGGGGCCAGATTGTATTGTAGGATCACCCCATATGCCGCTCCATATCGCGTCTCCTGACAAGAAATAGACTGCGTTGCCGTCTAGAACGGATCTGTTTTGGCCGCCGTACCAAGCCGCATTGGGCGCTGGGCTGGCAATGATGCTGCCAACGAGGTCGACACTCGCGGCGCTAGGCATGCTTTTAGCATTGATTTCTAAGAGATATAGGCGATTTTCGCTGCTATAGCTGTTGTCTGGTTTTTGATAATTGGATTGCACTGGGACGGCCAGGCGGTCGGGGCCAGTATTGCTCGGCAAATAGGTGAATGCGTGCCGGTTGTACTGGGCTTCGGAGTAGTTCCAGCCCCCGTCAACGCCTAGCAGCACACTATTAAGTTCTTGGGGCTGGGTGATGTCGGCGATATTAAATAGGCTCAACTTTATACTTTGTTGTTGAGGCCCGCCGCGGCCGAGTCCTAATAATAAGTCCTTGCTGACCGGGTGGAGAAAATCTGAGACGCCGGGAATCTCTAGTTCACCGGCAATATAGGGATCTGCCGGATTGCTGAGATCAATCACGTATAGCGGATCGATTTGTTCAAAGGTAACGACGTAGGCGCGCTCGTCGATAAAACGAACGCCATAGAGGGCCTCATTGGCTTTGCCAATTTCTTGAGGACGCCGAGTATTTGGCAGGCTAGCCACAAGCTCCAAGGTCTTAGACTGGGAGGCTTCACCTAATATACTGAGCTGGTGGTCGCGAAGATCCTCGTTGTCATGGGTGAATACCGTGGTAACGATGCGGAGCAGGCCATTGCGCTCAGACATTCTAAAATCGCTTTGTCCCGGCCCCCACAATTGACCAGCAATGTCGGCGGAGCCACGGTATTCGGGCCTGCCGAGAGTGAGCTTGAATTTATGAATGCGGGTGCTCTCACCTTTGTCGCTATAACGATATTGGCTGAGGTAAAGGGCTTCTTGAGAAACATAAATACCACTGCTTTCTTCGTTGAAGCACACCGACTCTGCCGCGCCAGGTGAGGTGAGGGGGATTGCGGTAACACTAGTATAAACGGGGTATGCGTAGGTCTGGTCTTGATCGTCGCGGCTAAGTAGACAGTTTTGTGGCGTAAACAGCGGCCTGGATTCGCCATTAACCGTCAACACAGGAATCAGGTCTTGCGGTTGAATTGCCGCCAATTTCTGAGCATTGGCGTCCGCCTCGTTTTGATTGCTCGGGTAGTAGTAAATATTCTCGAATTGGGGGCTGTGGCGGCTGATGATATAGAGGGTGTCGCCAATACGGCGACTGTCCACTAAGCCGCCTTCAATACCAATATCCCACTTTAGCTCGGGCGCGGTAATGGTTGTGGTGTCGTAAATTTTAATACTTAAATTCTGCTGTAGCCAACTGGCAATCCCCAGCCATTGGCGGCCATAGGGGCCGTAATATTGGGTGCTGCCAATACTGATCAGTTGCGGACCGCTAATATACAAGCCCTGCACGTATTCATCTTCTTGCAGGGGAATAGTGGCCACCGCTACCGCGCTGGCCGTATCTGGCTTGGTGCTTAGTATGCGAATGCCGCCTGATTGATCTGGCGAGGGCGGGGCAAAGCTGCTGGCTTCGGCGGTAGTTGCACTCTGGGCTATAAAACAGCAGCGGGCTTGTAATGTTGGCGCGATGTAAAGATGGTCGCCGTCATACTTTAATACATCAAATTCGTCTACATCGGACTCAAGGGTATAGGTGGTGCTGTAGCTGCCACCGCTATCTGTAGCGCCGCCTGCCTCGGCAGCAACGGGCTGCATGGTGCTATTTTGCTGTTTATTACTGGACGCTGGACGAATATATGCCGCGCGAAATTGACTGACGAACTCCTCATTACTGACAATGCTACGCAGTAAGCCCTCGTCATCTGAGGTTGTCGTATTCGGAGGGCTATTGGCGCTGCCGCTACCGCCGCAGGCTGATAGCGCCAGTAGCGCGAATAATAAGGCGGGTGCGCTGTTGTGCGGCCGGGGGAAGTTCAATCTTAATCTCACCATGTTCATCTCTTTATTCGCGAGTAGGATGAAAGGAGCTACATAAAGTCTGGGCCCGCGCTGCGCTGGCTGTCAAGGAGGCTTTTCGTGCGGCCTTGGTATGGGTTAAGCTGATGAAAATCAATCAGTAGCCTTGCAATGCGATATTACAGCCTCGAAAAATTGATCAATCTTTATGATGGTTATCGTAAGGTCTTTAAAATAGACAGCCATCACCTCATGCTGCTGCAAATCGACGGGCAGCGCTATCTCATTGAAAGCCAATGTCCCCACCGTGAATACCCTTTGCGCAGCTCGGACGTTGAAGGCGGTGAACTGGTTTGCCCCCAACATGGCTATCGCTTTGATATTCGCAGCGGCGAATTGCTGGCGGCAAGTGAAGAACCCTGCCGCAACCTGCGCTGCTATACCTTGGCGGACAGAGACAATGAAGTGGGTGTCATGCTCGCCGAGTGAGGCTTAATCAATAAAAAGGCTTTAGTGAGCGCGGTTCTGCCGCGTGGCGCCATAGCTGGTCAAACTTCATACGATACTGACGTGCAATGGCTTCGTCATCTGAGGATAAAATCTGTGCTATTTCGCTTTGATGGGGATAAGTGATGAGGTGATCTTCGTCACTCACAACAAAATACTCATCGGCATTCACGGTATAGTCGATGCTAAGAGTGCGCAATTGCAAAATATGTCGATACTGCCTGCTTAGTTCAACCAGCGGATGATGAGTCTCCCGTAGCGGGCGCTCCTCGCAAATCATGAGGAACACCTTGCTGTCTTGATGGCGGTGGGCAAATTCATAAATACAGCGAATAAACTCGGCATTTGCAAACAGCGCTGGCTCGAGGCTATGACTGAAAATACGCAGTTCCCAGCGGCCATTTTTGCACAGTTCGAGTACGCCTTGCGCTGGATTGGCGCGCAGGCCAGGGTCAACGTTAAAGCCCAGTGGCGCGTCCGATGTTAGTTGTAGATACATGTGTTGATGGGCAATACCTGCGTCCATAAAACGCGGGCCTTTAACCCGGAAGCCTGCGGTTTCGTAAAAGGCGATGGCGTGAGTTTGGGCGCCAAGTTCTACCGCCGGATACTGGCGCGTTTTCGCTTCCTTGATAATAGCGTTGATGAGTGCTTTGCCAACGCCTTTGCCACGATAGGGCTTAAGCACCGCCATGCGGCCGATAGCGCCACCGTCTAACATTCTGGCCGTGCCAATGACTTTATCTTCTATGCGGGCGAGCCAGTGGCTGGCTAGGGAGTCAAATTCGTCGAGTTCAAGCGCTTCTGGGACACCTTGTTCGTCGACAAATACGCGGTGGCGGATTTCAGAGAGAAGTCCGGCGTGGTGTGCCCAATCGGCTTTAGCTATCGTAAGTGTCGTCATCAAAGTAGAGCGTAGCATTGCAATACAAGGCGTACAGCATTTCTTCGCTAAAACTGCGGAAATTACCTATCGATTTGCCGCTTTCGATCTGACACAGCGCTCGCACATCGTCGCGATCCTGAGGTGGGTAGGCAAAGGCCACACCGTCGGCGA
It includes:
- a CDS encoding DUF305 domain-containing protein, whose amino-acid sequence is MNLRRLSYGIGVAFALAIGISAGAQYRELQHARAQLKVLQPSEIDIGFSQSMSFHHRQAIAIAQLLLDGRPTGLAPLAQSIASSQILELGEIQGWLRLWNQTLLPPTQEMTWMLLGNEPLDEQLNQYLIACGQSAAGMPGIASSEELMQLRRLDGRARDALFLRLMLNHHQGGIPMAQFAASQAKLAVVRKIAAQMTLDQSQEIHQIQTLLAAISAPAGD
- a CDS encoding beta-propeller domain-containing protein; this translates as MVRLRLNFPRPHNSAPALLFALLALSACGGSGSANSPPNTTTSDDEGLLRSIVSNEEFVSQFRAAYIRPASSNKQQNSTMQPVAAEAGGATDSGGSYSTTYTLESDVDEFDVLKYDGDHLYIAPTLQARCCFIAQSATTAEASSFAPPSPDQSGGIRILSTKPDTASAVAVATIPLQEDEYVQGLYISGPQLISIGSTQYYGPYGRQWLGIASWLQQNLSIKIYDTTTITAPELKWDIGIEGGLVDSRRIGDTLYIISRHSPQFENIYYYPSNQNEADANAQKLAAIQPQDLIPVLTVNGESRPLFTPQNCLLSRDDQDQTYAYPVYTSVTAIPLTSPGAAESVCFNEESSGIYVSQEALYLSQYRYSDKGESTRIHKFKLTLGRPEYRGSADIAGQLWGPGQSDFRMSERNGLLRIVTTVFTHDNEDLRDHQLSILGEASQSKTLELVASLPNTRRPQEIGKANEALYGVRFIDERAYVVTFEQIDPLYVIDLSNPADPYIAGELEIPGVSDFLHPVSKDLLLGLGRGGPQQQSIKLSLFNIADITQPQELNSVLLGVDGGWNYSEAQYNRHAFTYLPSNTGPDRLAVPVQSNYQKPDNSYSSENRLYLLEINAKSMPSAASVDLVGSIIASPAPNAAWYGGQNRSVLDGNAVYFLSGDAIWSGIWGDPTIQSGPY
- a CDS encoding Rieske (2Fe-2S) protein, with amino-acid sequence MRYYSLEKLINLYDGYRKVFKIDSHHLMLLQIDGQRYLIESQCPHREYPLRSSDVEGGELVCPQHGYRFDIRSGELLAASEEPCRNLRCYTLADRDNEVGVMLAE
- a CDS encoding GNAT family N-acetyltransferase yields the protein MTTLTIAKADWAHHAGLLSEIRHRVFVDEQGVPEALELDEFDSLASHWLARIEDKVIGTARMLDGGAIGRMAVLKPYRGKGVGKALINAIIKEAKTRQYPAVELGAQTHAIAFYETAGFRVKGPRFMDAGIAHQHMYLQLTSDAPLGFNVDPGLRANPAQGVLELCKNGRWELRIFSHSLEPALFANAEFIRCIYEFAHRHQDSKVFLMICEERPLRETHHPLVELSRQYRHILQLRTLSIDYTVNADEYFVVSDEDHLITYPHQSEIAQILSSDDEAIARQYRMKFDQLWRHAAEPRSLKPFY